In Montipora foliosa isolate CH-2021 chromosome 9, ASM3666993v2, whole genome shotgun sequence, the DNA window AATGGGCCAATCCTCTTGCTGTAGTTTTTGTCTCGTTTAGTCATCTGTCTTACAATCTTCCAAAAAGAGCTCGATCCTCTTTTTGCTTCACACAAAGACTTCTTCCAATATGCTGCCTCTGCCCTTTTTAGAGCCACGCTAACCTTATTTCTCAGATCTTTGTACCTTTTCCAGTCATCTGGGTCACCTGTTTTCTGGGCCTTTCGTAACTGCTTATACCTTTGATTCATAATCTTCCGAATGTCTCCATTCATCCACGGTAGGGAATTGGTGcgaatctttgcttttctttctgaGAGAAACTCTCTCTTTATGTCCTGATAGAGAACATTTGTCATCCAGCAATTGTCATCACTGTCTTCGAACACGTTGCAAGCATGCCATGGAGCCAAAGCAACCTGTTCTTTAAAAGCTTCCTTGTCGCAGTTCTTCCAGTCGATGACTGATCTTATAGTCGGAGGGACTCTTGCTTTTGACAGTTTCAGCGAGGTATAAATTAATCTGTGATCGGCTATACCGGTGTCAAAAACCCCGGAAATTACAACCTTCTTTCTATTACTCACAATGGAAAGATCGATTAGTGTACTTGAGGTCTCAGTTATCCTGGTCGGTTGCTTGATGACATTAACCAAACCGAACTTCCTGAGTACACTCACAAGTTTACGTCCATGATCCGTTGCTTGTAACGTGTTGCCGCATCCTCTTGCATTCAATAAGTTTGAATTAAGATCGCCCATTATCATAATGTTTTTCCTTTTGCCACAGACACTATCCAGCTGCTTCTCTAACACAGAAAAGAAATCAGCATCATTTGGGGGCCTGTACATTATAGAGAGCACTAGCCTTTGAGAGTGCAAGATGACTTCCACCCATATGGCTTCGAGCGTATTCAACTTGTCCGAAAACAAATTTGACCTCTCAACAACATCCAGAGTGTCAATGTAGTACAGCACAATTCCTCCACCACCATCTTCAGCAGGTCTGTCTCTGCGCAGAAATTTGTACCCAGGGATGTCGATCTCCTTATCCTCGACCCTGCTCGTCAATTTAGTTTCAGTTATTCCTAGAAGATCAAACTTGGTTGTCTCCAATAGAATTTGAACCTCCTGAAGCTTTGCTTTTGTCAATAAGCCATTTACGTTAATGTGGGCAGCTTTAAGGTGACTCTTATTTGTCGGTAGTCGCGTAGCTAGTAGCCTAAGATGACTTCTTTTCTCAACCTGAGGATCCTGGGTCAAGCCTGTTGTTTCTGTTGGATCTATAGTCAGGGAACTTATGTCGACGGCGCTATAGAAAGGTAACTGAGCAAGTGTACAGTTAGGGCAAATCCAGCTGCGCGGTTCTTTTGCGATGGTATTTTTGACAAACCATGAGTTGACGTCTGCACAGCGGATATGGACGAGATCAAAACAATTCTCACATATCAGCCGCTTATGATTTCTCTGAACCAATTTTTCGCACTTTGGACATTTGTTGGTGGTTCGTTTCTGCTGGgatttagttttcattttagACACTTGTGTTGTTACTGGTCCGGGATTGCTGGAAATGTCGCCACCCAGAAGTAGAATCTGTCTACACGCAGTTGAATTCGGATAATATGGACTCCAGCTTTGCGATCTTTTGGATTTTCTGTGTTTATACTTCCACGCCCCATTGTTACTGTGAAGCAAAGGTCCCAGAAAGTGAGAGCCATTGTTGTTAATATCGCAACCAAGCGAAGCACATACCGCCCAATTGTTTTCAAGAAACAATGGTTCCTGATTACAAATTCTGAGATCAGTGTTAACGAGGAAATCAAGCGAGACCGGATTCTTCAGGGTTGCAGTTGTATCCAAAATGAAGATCAGGCTTTTCTCGATGATTTCACCAATTCCGTCCCCAAAAAACAGCCAGGAAGTAGTTGATGGAGTTACTGACGTCTCCTGTCGGTTGTAGAAAAATTCAGGACACAATAACAGCGAAAGAAACAGAAGGAAAGCGGAGCTTTTGAAAGCGTGGCCGCCCTTCATTATGTATTCACCTTGAATTCCCAGATACGTAAGATACGTAAGAAAATATTTATGTAGAATAATTCCCCATGCTTCTAATGGTAGCTTCAATCCCTATATTATAACGAATAAAGATGCCCATATAATATATGGAAACATTTTTTCTAGTGATAAGgtacacttaaaaaaaaagcaagcaacTTCACCAATGAATACCCTTTCGACCACTTCAAGAACTTCCCAGTTAATTTGTAGTGGAAGGCATTTAATGAATTATTGCTTAAACCATTCAGGCAAGTTTTCATGTGCTGTTGATTGCTTCCTAGAACTTAGCTGTGCCCTTTTCCTCAGTTTTCTACAGAGTATTAACCGGACCCCCTTTTTTGAAACATTGTACCAGTCATGTTTACTGCTGAAAAATAGTAATCTGCATACAGATTTGGAGTTAGTGCGAGAACCAGTCTGGGCCAAAATCGAATGTCTACCTATGGTAGAAACCTGTGCTGAAGATACTTGTGATGACGTACCTGAAGATGTTAATGTTACCACACAGCACTgaaacattttgttcaaattctaTAAGAACATATAAGTGCATCAGCTGGTTTTCAAAATGAAACCCATTGTACAGTACCTTAACCTGTTGTTGTTGAACtgtaatgatgataatgatcatTATAACTGCTTTCTGAGGCAAAATAATTCGTTACGAATTATTTATGCTTCACTTTTAAGATAAAAGTGTATGCTATGTTCCTTTTAGTGAAAGTTGAAAATTACTGTATAATAGCCCACAAAAATGAGTCCTTGTAGTTTTTATTCAAAGGTAATATTAACTTTAATTTTATATCGAAGAGTACATGGATACAAAGTACTTTCATCGTTTCGTTCagctaaaaaaacaattaagataTTCCataaacctacatgtacatcacaCTTTTCACACTACATGTAGCTGTTATAGATTTTATGCAATGATCACCTTGTTTCCCAATACCGATTGTATCTTAACATACAAAATGTTTAATTCCTGtaacaaacgttttcttttagttttatcATAATAGTTACAGTTTCAAACGATTACTTGTTAAGGCGATTGCACGATCACTCATAAAGCACTCTTGACTACTTCTTGTATTGCTTCTGTAGCAATTGCAGAAATGTAGTAGAAGTATTATTCCATTTCCACTGAATTCTTGAACCTTTCCAAAACGAACCGTTAAATGTGACAGTACCTTTTTGATACTTAACACTTAGTTAATTGATGTACAAACCTTTTGAATTCGAGCTTTGTGATACATTTAATTAAACATCTTCCTTTTGCACATACTTTAACGACCTCTTCATTTTAGAATTACATGTATTCTCATGCAATCCAGGTATTACTTGCATGGTGTAAACATTAAAGGACCTCGGTAACGATATTCTCGgttcaaaaacaaacattaaatttaaattacGAACCAACGACACAAGAATAAATGCAACCATGACCAGCATTGGTCAACGATGCAGAACATTCAAACGGATTACAAACGATCTTTTTCATAAATTAAAGCTAAACTTTTCAAAATCCAAGACCATGGCGTACCTCTTTTCATTTTTCACACCTTGTGCATACATGACATTTTATCTTTCCACCACAGTTAATATGCCGCAAGCCTGTGTCGTTGGCACTCTAGTGGCAACTATAACTAgtatagtttttgtttttgcagttGCCCAGGATCTTTCTCAAAATGTGCAATGACGTCAATCATTCTTTAAACTAAGAATAGAAAGAGAAAGTTGGAAAGTGAAGATCTTCATTAACTCCTGACAGCATTCAGAGATTGTATTTCATAGTATTTATTTACCCCTACGAGAGGACTCATTAAAAACTCAATTTTAAGTCTCACAAACAGTAACCACATTTGAGAAAGGTCATTTTAATATACATTCAGTTTCTTGATTGTTACTGATAATAGCCTGTAACTGCAGCATTGTATTTCACATACCTCCTAAAATCCTTTGGATCCTAGTAAATATCTACATGTTatcaaaacattaaaaaagacaACCCTGTCCAACCCAGAAAAACGTAACGCTATAGTGATTAAACAACGTAACGAAACTGAACAGATTAACATCAAGATCGGTGATCAAGAGATTAAGACAATAGATAATATCAAGCTACTGGGTGTGAACTTTGATGAGAATCTAATTTTTAGCCAACATATTAGCAAATTATGCAAAAAGGCCAGTCAAAGGGTGGGCGTCCTCGCCAGGTTAAGAAACTTAATCACTACTATTAGTGATTAACTATTACTTTAAATATAAAACTGCTATCATGCCATATCTCACCTATTGTCATCTCATGTGGCATTTCTGTAAGGCGTCGGATACAAGAAAGGTTGAAAGAATTCAAGAGCGGGCATTAAGGATAGTTTATAATTCACATTCAGAAACGTATATGAACTTATTAGATTGTGCTAAACTACCAAGCCTTCTTAATAGGAGATTGCAAGACATAGTTATACTCATGTACAAGGTTAAATATAGGCTAGttcctgatttcatttgtgatatttttagtactaagtcttgtaaatataatcttagaaaccaaaattttgatattcctAGATTTAATTCTGTGTTGTATGGTAAACATTCTCTTAGATACCTTGGACCCTTTTTATGGAATAAGCTAGATAAAaacatcactgaaacaagcAGTCTATCTAAGTTTAAGTTTCAAATTAGATGTAAGGATCTTACTGAACTGATAAATGGCAACAATTGCCCCGCGTGCGTAATTTGTACTTCTTAAGATGTGCCCGTGTTGTtagaattattttgattattttagcatattgtaaatgtatataaaaatttatagcttatttcttatttattagttatcataatatttattatttatgttatctttatgttgtgtccccaattagcgggagctaaatacatcgacacatgaataaagttcatcatcatcgtcacaaCTAATTCAATGTTTTTGTAACTTCTTAGAAATGGACTCCGAGGAAGTTGATAGAGATGCCACTACAAAGGAGTTGGAAAACATTGAAGAAACAGTTGACAGAGAGTGTGTTACAGTGGAGTCAGCGATTGGTATAATTTGTCCTCTTGGCTTTCCTTTCACTTTTTAGACTGCTGTAGTCTTTAATAACCTGTTGACTCCTGTGAGACTGTgagcgcatctcgagatactctggtttcctattggtgatgcttactaatacagggatatttttgcacggtttaaaactatgcagagaaagtagatcttattaaatactcttggtatccaaaaagaaaattggagataactatgcatttttcagagataattaagcttcaatttgagaaagaacaccatacatggctttgcattttaaagcttttaacaaatattgattacaattattgttcatgaattattttttgaaaaatgcatgattacccccatttttctttttcgatttcaatgacacttgttaagatctacatttcccccTTAATCATACATTGgaacaaaaatacctttgaattagtgggcaccatccttaagagattttttactctgtctaacatcaGTCGATTTTACGAGttcgtcaactgggggtgtcctagggtgtttgaggtgtcagtgggttaaaatGGTTTTGATTCCTTATTTTTGGTAAATTTTGTAAGGGATTATCAGCAAACAACACATACactcatacatgtatatgcttTATTGACCATTTTCGATTTTAGAAGTTTCAATTACATTGACAGTGTTTCTGGTAACAGTTCCTTTTAGGGATATTTGAAACATTTTCAATTTCTCAGGCTATGAAACAACAGTTTCAAAATCAAactaatgataaaaataaactagaaaattaaattaaaatgtgtGAATGTTGTTACCAAAAGCTATGTCTTAGGTCAGATTACCGATATTTTCCTTTTGAATACCAGTGTGTTTCAACACATGAATAATCTACTCTTGGACTTGAATCGTCTTAGGTTGTTACCAAGGAAATGAaatataataatgttattagTTTAATCTTGTGTGCAACCCAACATGCCCACCTCATCTGATGCAAATTTAAATGTTACCATTGACTATTAGTAAGGCAAACATGCAAGATAACAAGTTGAAAGCTTTACTTATCAGTATATCAAACAGTCTGGTGTACATTGGAGCAGTGTAAAAGAGCTAAATGGTGAAGAGattgttttattcatttgtcTCAGGGACGGTGGACAGAGAAGGGAAAACTGTCTCCAGTCCATTGAAGATCACATTTTGTGTAGTTGAACCTGCACCAAATAAAACTGCTCTTCTAAAAGGAATTCCTACTGAGCCTCTGCATCAACCAGTGGGCAGTCAAGTTTTGTTTGGGCGGGGTAAAGAGGCAACAGTGTTCTTAAATGATGAGGAAGCTTCAAAGGAACACATGAAACTCTCTACGCAGACAAACCCAGTTACTGGTGAAAATGTGTTTGTTATTCAAACAGTAAGCACCAGCAAGCCAGTGTTAATCAATGGAAGCCCACTATGGCTGCAAGGTGGGGCCACGACACTCAAAATTGATGACAGACTTAAAATTGGACAACTAGAATTTATTATCACTGTCATACCAGGGGATTCAGGGAAGGTTTATGAAATTGAATTTACCAGAAGTAGAGTTGATCAACAACATTGTTATGGACAAGGAGTGCCTTCTCCACAGTTTAGGGGTCATTCTGGGCATAATGTCATAGCAAATCAGGTTGGTGCTGTTGTTATGCCAAATTACTTTGGAATGCCACCAAATTTGCCACGTAACATGACGTCACCATTTGGCCCACTGGTTTCACAGTATTCAGGAATTTCAATGCCAATGGCACCGTTTGGTCATCAAACAATGCCAGTCAATGGAGGAATGGGTCAGTTCTTCTCACAACCTCAACCAACATGTTCAAGGTTTCAAAAGGTTGCTTATAGTCATCCTCACCAAGAGACCTCATACCCAGGAATGTACAAAAACACATTTCCTCAACAGGAGCAAGCAACACCGGCACATCAAAGAAGAGAACAGTTTCATGCCAAAGAGCCCTCTGAACAAA includes these proteins:
- the LOC137972063 gene encoding uncharacterized protein gives rise to the protein MDSEEVDRDATTKELENIEETVDRECVTVESAIGTVDREGKTVSSPLKITFCVVEPAPNKTALLKGIPTEPLHQPVGSQVLFGRGKEATVFLNDEEASKEHMKLSTQTNPVTGENVFVIQTVSTSKPVLINGSPLWLQGGATTLKIDDRLKIGQLEFIITVIPGDSGKVYEIEFTRSRVDQQHCYGQGVPSPQFRGHSGHNVIANQVGAVVMPNYFGMPPNLPRNMTSPFGPLVSQYSGISMPMAPFGHQTMPVNGGMGQFFSQPQPTCSRFQKVAYSHPHQETSYPGMYKNTFPQQEQATPAHQRREQFHAKEPSEQSEDPEETGQVDESHISEKETSDLQKSLPE